A stretch of Longimicrobium terrae DNA encodes these proteins:
- a CDS encoding M28 family peptidase has translation MTSDSAALEAALARIRPETIDAHLRFLAHPLLEGRAPGTRGGTLAMEYIRAQMQRMGLQPLGGSHLQPVALRGMIAAPTLRFAVADGEMAPAYPDEYVLEAGIPDAHVSVDAEIVFAGFGITAPEWEWDDFAGADVAGKVLLIRVNDPGTEETPGFFDGRALTYYGRWTYKFEEASRRGAAGALLIHTDASAGYGWNVVRSSNTGQQFDTAGEPEFPLPVHGWISESAARELVRRAGEDLDALMAASERRGFRPVPLRARMHAEVTSDLTEVHSANVVGLLPGSDPARAGEPVLLTSHYDHLGVRTGPDGETRVYPGAYDNASGVALLLAIAESVAESAVRAPRPLLFITTTAEESGLLGATWYARHPLFPLAATEGVLNVDGANLQGRTRDLAPLGIDRSPLGALVRAAADEEGMEIRPEAHPEQGMFFRQDHFPLARAGVDAVAMDHGLAYEGRPEGWGERWYEEFVSTHYHQPTDAYHEGWDYGGAVQQGRVMLRAALAAALLG, from the coding sequence ATGACGTCCGACTCCGCCGCGCTGGAGGCCGCGCTTGCGCGCATCCGTCCGGAAACGATCGACGCGCACCTCCGCTTTCTCGCGCATCCGCTGCTGGAAGGGCGCGCGCCGGGCACCCGCGGCGGCACGCTGGCCATGGAGTACATCCGGGCGCAGATGCAGCGGATGGGGCTGCAGCCGCTGGGCGGATCGCACCTGCAGCCCGTAGCGCTGCGCGGGATGATCGCCGCGCCCACGCTGCGGTTCGCAGTGGCGGACGGCGAGATGGCGCCCGCGTATCCGGACGAGTACGTGCTGGAGGCCGGCATCCCCGACGCGCACGTCTCGGTGGATGCGGAGATCGTGTTCGCCGGGTTCGGCATCACCGCGCCGGAGTGGGAATGGGACGACTTCGCGGGCGCGGATGTGGCGGGGAAGGTGCTGCTGATCCGCGTGAACGATCCGGGGACGGAGGAGACGCCGGGCTTCTTCGACGGCCGCGCGCTGACGTATTACGGACGGTGGACGTACAAGTTCGAGGAAGCGTCCCGGCGTGGCGCGGCCGGCGCTCTCCTCATCCACACGGACGCGTCCGCCGGGTACGGGTGGAACGTGGTGCGCTCATCCAACACCGGCCAGCAGTTCGATACGGCGGGCGAGCCGGAGTTTCCGCTCCCGGTGCACGGGTGGATTTCGGAATCCGCCGCGCGCGAACTGGTCCGGCGCGCAGGGGAGGATCTTGACGCGCTGATGGCGGCAAGCGAACGGCGCGGCTTCCGCCCCGTGCCGCTGCGTGCGCGGATGCATGCGGAAGTGACGAGCGACTTGACGGAGGTGCATTCCGCCAACGTCGTGGGCCTGCTTCCCGGCTCCGATCCTGCGCGCGCCGGCGAGCCCGTGCTGCTGACCTCGCACTACGACCACTTGGGCGTGCGCACCGGGCCGGACGGCGAGACGCGCGTCTACCCCGGCGCGTACGACAACGCGAGCGGCGTCGCGCTTCTGCTCGCCATCGCCGAGTCGGTGGCGGAATCGGCGGTGCGCGCGCCGCGGCCGCTGCTGTTCATCACCACGACGGCGGAGGAGTCGGGGCTGCTGGGCGCCACGTGGTACGCGCGGCACCCGCTTTTTCCGCTTGCCGCCACGGAGGGGGTGCTGAACGTGGATGGCGCCAACCTGCAGGGACGCACGCGGGACTTGGCGCCGCTGGGCATCGACCGTTCCCCGCTGGGCGCCCTGGTGCGCGCCGCGGCGGATGAGGAAGGGATGGAGATCCGCCCCGAGGCGCATCCCGAGCAGGGAATGTTCTTTCGGCAGGACCACTTTCCGCTCGCGCGCGCCGGCGTGGACGCGGTGGCGATGGATCACGGCCTTGCGTACGAGGGGCGGCCGGAAGGGTGGGGCGAGCGGTGGTACGAGGAGTTCGTGTCCACGCACTACCACCAGCCTACGGACGCGTATCACGAAGGCTGGGATTACGGCGGGGCGGTGCAGCAGGGGCGGGTGATGCTGCGCGCCGCGCTCGCCGCGGCACTGCTGGGGTGA
- a CDS encoding MBL fold metallo-hydrolase: MRIILAHNPSPMTFDGTRTFLIGHERPVVIDPGPDDPAHLDAIVEALDGRAPALILLTHSHADHSAGAPELARRTGAPVAFFAGAGGWTWDGVQTRELSDGDTVDTDQGVLRAVHTPGHAPDHLCYLLADGPDAGALIAGDLFLGGSDTTLVAPPEGDLSDYLASLDRVEALRPSVLHPAHGPAIPDAVAAIARYRAHRATRIVQVEFALADGPASPGELVGRVYGPELNPALRRAAEGSLGAIIAHLTNLGRVRPAGAGRVELAESP, translated from the coding sequence ATGCGCATCATTCTCGCCCACAATCCGTCGCCGATGACGTTTGATGGAACGCGAACGTTCCTCATCGGACACGAGCGGCCCGTCGTGATCGACCCCGGCCCGGACGATCCCGCGCACCTGGACGCGATCGTGGAGGCGCTGGACGGCCGCGCCCCGGCGCTCATCCTCCTCACGCACTCGCACGCGGACCACTCCGCGGGCGCGCCGGAGCTGGCGCGGCGCACGGGCGCGCCGGTCGCCTTCTTTGCCGGTGCCGGCGGCTGGACGTGGGACGGCGTGCAGACGCGGGAACTCTCGGATGGCGACACGGTCGACACGGATCAGGGCGTGCTGCGCGCCGTCCACACGCCGGGACACGCGCCCGATCACCTCTGCTATCTGCTGGCGGACGGGCCGGACGCGGGCGCGCTGATCGCGGGCGACCTGTTCCTGGGCGGCTCCGACACGACGCTCGTCGCGCCGCCGGAAGGCGATCTGTCGGACTATCTGGCGTCGCTGGACCGGGTAGAGGCGCTGCGGCCGTCGGTACTGCACCCGGCGCACGGCCCGGCCATCCCCGACGCGGTTGCCGCCATCGCGCGGTATCGCGCGCACCGTGCGACGCGCATCGTCCAGGTGGAGTTCGCGCTGGCGGACGGCCCCGCGTCGCCCGGCGAACTGGTCGGCCGCGTCTACGGCCCGGAGCTGAATCCCGCGCTGCGCCGCGCGGCGGAAGGATCGCTTGGCGCCATCATCGCGCATCTCACCAACCTGGGACGCGTCCGCCCCGCGGGAGCCGGACGCGTGGAACTGGCCGAATCGCCATGA
- a CDS encoding ATP-binding protein encodes MSPVSTLEIARHAGLEALADAFCLADAESRVTYWNAAAERLFGISRTDALEQPLWSLLPGDAGSVLRERMVRSERGAAVVPLTVLVDGELFARHLAAHATTLEDGGVAVHFRDSTAERRLTDRYAQLLESIRDGFIATDAEWRITYVNRAAEVLVSLRRERAVGTSLWELLPPEPPELGTTIRATMVDRQPRHLSAIHPRTFTGRRFDAWTHALPDGGVSILFEDVTDRLTKELELARLAAEAEEASRAKSRFFAAVSHELRTPLNAIVGYTHLLATATYGEVPAGAVRASERASVCAEHLARLIDDVLLLTTLEIERLPVFPAAVEMEPFLGNVLPHLRQQAEAKGLSFSVDLPLELPPVFADPERLRQIVTPVVSNAIKFTSRGSVGVQARVAEQPGWMEIVVRDTGPGVAPGDRDRIFEAFEQLGDEARSDSANRGTGLGLTLARRLARHLGGDLEMGETGGEGAEFIIRLPLAARAATQLLADE; translated from the coding sequence GTGTCTCCCGTGTCCACCCTGGAGATTGCCCGTCACGCCGGGCTCGAAGCGCTGGCCGACGCCTTCTGTCTGGCCGACGCCGAGTCACGCGTCACGTACTGGAACGCCGCCGCCGAGCGCCTGTTCGGGATTTCCCGCACGGACGCGCTCGAGCAGCCGCTGTGGAGCCTGCTGCCCGGTGACGCCGGAAGCGTGCTGCGCGAACGCATGGTGCGCTCCGAGCGGGGCGCCGCCGTGGTCCCGCTCACCGTTCTGGTGGACGGGGAACTGTTCGCGCGCCACCTGGCCGCGCACGCCACCACGCTGGAAGACGGCGGTGTGGCCGTGCATTTCCGCGATTCCACCGCGGAACGCCGGCTGACCGACCGCTACGCGCAGCTGCTGGAAAGCATTCGCGACGGCTTCATCGCCACGGACGCCGAGTGGCGCATCACGTATGTGAACCGCGCGGCGGAGGTGCTGGTTTCGCTGCGCCGCGAGCGCGCCGTCGGCACCTCGCTGTGGGAACTGCTGCCGCCGGAGCCGCCGGAACTGGGCACCACCATTCGCGCCACCATGGTGGACCGGCAGCCGCGCCACCTGTCCGCCATCCACCCGCGCACCTTCACGGGGCGCCGCTTTGATGCGTGGACGCACGCGCTGCCGGATGGCGGGGTATCCATCCTATTCGAAGACGTCACCGACCGGCTTACCAAGGAGCTGGAGCTGGCGCGCCTGGCCGCGGAGGCGGAAGAGGCCAGCCGGGCCAAGAGCCGCTTCTTTGCCGCCGTCAGCCATGAACTGCGGACACCGCTCAACGCCATCGTGGGATACACCCATCTGCTGGCCACGGCGACGTATGGCGAGGTCCCCGCGGGTGCCGTGCGCGCATCGGAACGCGCCAGCGTGTGCGCGGAGCACCTGGCGCGTCTGATCGACGACGTGCTGCTTCTGACCACGCTGGAAATCGAGCGGCTCCCCGTATTTCCCGCCGCGGTGGAGATGGAGCCATTCCTGGGGAACGTGCTTCCGCACCTGCGCCAGCAGGCCGAGGCGAAGGGGCTGTCGTTCTCCGTGGACCTGCCACTGGAGCTTCCTCCCGTGTTCGCGGATCCGGAGCGGCTGCGCCAGATCGTGACGCCGGTGGTGTCGAACGCCATCAAGTTCACCTCGCGCGGCTCGGTGGGCGTGCAGGCGAGGGTGGCGGAGCAGCCGGGGTGGATGGAGATCGTGGTGCGCGACACCGGCCCCGGCGTCGCCCCCGGGGACCGCGACCGCATCTTTGAGGCGTTCGAGCAGCTGGGCGACGAGGCGCGATCGGACTCCGCCAACCGCGGCACCGGACTGGGGCTCACGCTGGCGCGCCGGCTGGCGCGGCACCTGGGCGGGGACCTGGAGATGGGCGAAACGGGCGGAGAGGGCGCGGAGTTCATCATCCGCCTCCCACTGGCCGCCCGCGCCGCCACGCAGCTTCTCGCGGACGAGTAG
- a CDS encoding cyclase family protein, whose protein sequence is MDVTRPVVSGMPVWPGDAPCAVEWTARIGTDSAANVAEIRCSAHTGTHADGPYHVLEEGARIGTAPLEAFIGRARVVRVAAGTVLDEEWARSVLEDHAPERLLIHTGAWTAPSVFPTAFAAPTPEAARLLASGGLRLLGTDAPSVDPYDSADLAAHRVLLAAGIAILENLLLDDVAEGEYDLIALPLRLMEADASPVRAVLRPLPAP, encoded by the coding sequence ACGCGCCCTGCGCGGTGGAGTGGACGGCGCGGATCGGTACGGATTCCGCCGCCAACGTGGCGGAAATCCGGTGCAGCGCCCACACGGGAACGCACGCGGACGGGCCGTACCACGTGCTGGAGGAGGGCGCGCGGATCGGCACGGCGCCGCTGGAGGCGTTCATCGGCCGCGCGCGGGTGGTGCGTGTGGCGGCGGGAACGGTGCTGGATGAGGAGTGGGCGCGATCGGTCCTCGAAGACCACGCGCCTGAGCGGCTGCTGATCCACACCGGCGCGTGGACTGCCCCGTCCGTGTTTCCCACCGCTTTTGCCGCGCCGACGCCGGAGGCCGCGCGCCTGCTCGCCTCTGGCGGATTGCGGCTGCTGGGGACGGACGCGCCATCGGTCGATCCGTACGACTCGGCCGATCTCGCCGCGCACCGCGTGCTGCTCGCGGCGGGGATCGCCATCCTCGAAAACCTGCTGCTGGATGACGTCGCGGAGGGCGAGTACGACCTGATCGCGCTCCCGCTGCGATTGATGGAGGCGGACGCCTCGCCCGTCCGCGCCGTGCTCCGCCCGCTTCCCGCGCCCTGA